The following coding sequences are from one Brienomyrus brachyistius isolate T26 chromosome 2, BBRACH_0.4, whole genome shotgun sequence window:
- the LOC125715651 gene encoding uncharacterized protein LOC125715651, whose translation MTMIKIKRGTLGGKQVMCVIYILTNPLMLMLMLSSTAQALPWGTPTRCEDKWGGLLLRYTKGTPTTFLFDLCDVIDCGGQNASYRGYDVWLCDSQRFNEACQEGWSSLESICAWWEQVAKYTGPWVPTGPIQYADWWRNVSFSREGYTGHSGLNPLALSLGNYQSGSDGADMLYVLLGVDQSGRDPFGVLWIQFIDPPPPDRQPDTPRDRVLPVVPFRPKNDSRVLQVNYNRLNPRDVIELATGYTDRNIWLDWLEQTAREQCMEGCVACAAARPQLFTEPAPFHLSDPWGYSCMLALTREVNPLGCDALAALYPPIDPRTRPGPFTPQKAGGRYLCFNFTGTGPHVGDIPTDWCMCIQQDGSGQIGHVARAGLFWYCGQDKLRVRMSFSGVGLCAMVRLGAPLTLIGERSPREVKVEGTPGREKRGAHHFDLTVNSVTYIDAIGVPRGVPD comes from the coding sequence ATGTTAATGCTCATGCTCTCTTCCACTGCCCAGGCTCTCCCGTGGGGAACACCGACCAGGTGCGAGGATAAGTGGGGGGGGCTACTGTTGCGATACACGAAAGGGACCCCCACCACGTTCCTGTTTGACCTTTGTGACGTGATTGACTGTGGGGGCCAAAATGCCTCCTACAGGGGGTATGACGTATGGTTGTGCGATTCCCAAAGGTTCAATGAGGCGTGTCAGGAGGGGTGGAGTAGCTTGGAGTCCATTTGTGCCTGGTGGGAACAGGTGGCCAAGTACACGGGACCATGGGTACCCACCGGACCTATCCAGTACGCAGACTGGTGGAGGAACGTGTCCTTCTCTAGAGAAGGGTACACCGGGCATTCCGGGTTGAACCCACTGGCCCTTTCATTGGGGAATTACCAGTCTGGCTCGGATGGGGCCGACATGCTGTATGTCCTCCTAGGGGTGGACCAGTCAGGGCGAGACCCTTTTGGGGTGCTCTGGATCCAGTTCATTGACCCGCCTCCCCCGGACAGACAGCCTGACACCCCCAGGGACAGGGTTCTGCCTGTTGTGCCTTTCCGGCCCAAAAATGACTCCAGGGTGTTACAGGTGAACTATAACCGGCTGAATCCCCGAGATGTTATCGAGCTAGCAACCGGATATACGGATAGGAACATCTGGTTAGACTGGTTAGAGCAGACCGCCAGAGAACAGTGTATGGAGGGCTGCGTGGCCTGTGCAGCTGCCAGGCCCCAACTATTTACCGAACCTGCCCCATTCCATCTATCAGACCCTTGGGGATATAGCTGTATGCTTGCCCTGACCAGGGAGGTTAATCCTTTGGGGTGTGATGCTCTGGCCGCCCTCTATCCGCCTATCGATCCCCGAACCAGACCAGGGCCCTTCACACCCCAGAAGGCTGGGGGCCGGTACCTCTGCTTCAACTTCACAGGCACAGGGCCCCACGTCGGTGACATCCCTACTGATTGGTGCATGTGCATCCAACAGGATGGATCAGGCCAGATCGGGCATGTAGCCCGGGCAGGGCTATTCTGGTACTGCGGACAAGACAAACTCCGAGTTCGGATGTCGTTTAGCGGGGTGGGATTGTGCGCCATGGTAAGGCTGGGGGCCCCTCTGACTCTGATAGGGGAACGGTCACCTAGAGAGGTGAAGGTAGAGGGGACCCCCGGCCGGGAAAAACGGGGCGCTCACCATTTCGACCTGACTGTAAATTCCGTGACATACATAGATGCCATCGGGGTCCCGAGGGGTGTCCCAGACTAA